The Dreissena polymorpha isolate Duluth1 chromosome 2, UMN_Dpol_1.0, whole genome shotgun sequence nucleotide sequence catttttttattgttattttgccaAATTATGTTCTTTTGATACAGGTCAAAACACCCACCCCAAAAACTTTTTCAGGTCATGCCATGCATGAAGAACGTAATTTAAGGAAATCTCAAGATGAGAAGCCAACTTGTGTACAGACCCATAAAAGTATTGCAAAAACCGTTTAAAAACTATCAAATGGGTGAACTTTTTCTCTTAAGGTTATTAAAGAGGGGACACAAGGTCATTATTCACAAAATACTAATGGAGATCTTAAGAAAAGGAGGAAATTAGCTGAAAGAAGGTAAAACAACTTACCTACAGCAATTTTACCAATAGCCAATCCCATTCCTTTCCCCGATTTCACACTACTTGAGCTTGGGATCTTATTCAACTCTCCGCCATCTTTGTTTTGTATGATTTGCTTCACAGCTTTGACTGGAGTCATGGCATTCCCTACAAACAATAGAGATTTATATTCTAACTTGTTCATTATTATATGCTAgcaattattgtgttaattattCCTGGTTTATTTAAGTTTTAGCATCAATATGGCGTAGTTCAATATCAATGTCTTTTTACATGTCTGAAAGTATTTTCTGCAATAATGCAATAGTTATCCCTATGTGTTCCAATTTCAGATAAAACAAACGAAATCAAAAAGTAGAATAATATACTGCTGGTCTCTCTTTGCTTATCAATCGGAATCGCTGGGGATAAATTCTTCTGTCCGGACTCTGGTCGGGACGTCATTTCCAAAATTTTCAGCAGTGCCCCTAGAATGAAATTAAAAGCAAACTTTTGTTTGTATAAACCGTTTAATCCAAAAAATGACCATgaattatacatgtatgcatcaTAGTACGTGCATTTAAAAACAACCTCCAttcaaaaacatataaatgatatattaaaCAACTTATCATTAGAGGAAGCGCTAGCATAGATAAACATTACTCACTAGCAACAGTCCGATTCCACTCATTCCGTTATAAGGAAACCACCCGCCTATTAATGAAACTGAATTCGTagtgtttcatttatttacatatttatgttcATACATAAGCTTATTATTACGTAGATTTACCTTAAGAATGCGTGTTTCTTTAGACTTCAATGATTCCAATTAAATGACCATAAACCTTACGCAATAATTCTACTTTCGTTTCTGTTTCCCGCGGAAACGTCACAATAGTGACtggttattttatatttgaatttgttCAAGATAGCTTGATAAAACTATACGCAAACCAATCTACACGTAATCTCCGTCAATAAAAGCTCGAATGCTTCTTACAGACGATGTTCAATGTATAAAGTTCAACTTTTAAACGGTTATCATCGCGATAAAGGTTAATGCGGGGCAGGTCATTCAGTGATTGTTGCAGTGGTTACATTGACTTCTCAAAGGTAACATTAAGTTTTCCAATCTTTGAGAATAATATGTATTTAAGCATCAACTTTAAGTGCCGAGGTGAAAATATAAAGGCTAAAATCGACTAATATGGTTTTTATTTCGGAATAGTGTATATAATTCAAGTGTATTAACAGTGTCAATATAATAATATGCACTTTCATAACTGAATGAGACTGGACACTATGCGCTAGGAAATATCAccaatttacaaaataattgaGTTGTTTTAGGTTACAAATAggttaaaattgagaataaaagtgtctTTAACATGCTTGCATAAGTTTAACTCATAGAGCTGGATATGGAAGAAATCGAgcataaaatctttaaaaaaacgtgCTTTCTTTTCACAGAGACATATATAACtattatctacgtctctgctttTCAATACTGCAAAAAATACTTTTGGAAATTCTTTGAGAAAGAATATGTGTAATTTGAGATTGTGGATAGCACAGTTCTGCTGTGACATCACTAATTGCTTAGCTGACCGATACAGAGGTCACGTGGTTTAACCTCAGACAAAGATTCACTTCAAGTTCTGTACACTGCAGTATTTACATAGAGCAGAATGGCAAATTACGCTTCGATGATGGGAATTAAATTGGCATCTTGTTATTTGTCCAGAAGTTTTTGAAATGCGTGTACCTAGGAACCTGAATCCTGTAATTTTTGATTAATTCCAGAATGTATTTCACAAAGCAATACATTCAGGAATTAATCAAGAACTACAGGATTCAATATATGTATAGCTAACTACTAGTCTGCTGTCAATTTTATTCTTTCTGtaaccaaatatttatttttatttggctacagaaaaaataaaattgactagTTATCTATTTACTTGTAATAATGTAGTTGAAACTGTCAGTCAATTAGCAAACAACTACACATCAGGCAATATGGTTAGCATTTAGGTTCAGTTTTGACTGATATTTTTACAACCAAAGTTTTAAATTGTGAATTATGATGATTGGATGAATTACTAAGGTTTCAAGTTATTAAAGACAagttctttttaaaatttaaagtttatttatatatacacatcaacTGTAACAGTACTTGTATTGCATGAACTTTTAGActattgtatttacatgtatatttgtacatTTTGAATTGTTATGAGAAATGCATGTATGTAATTATGTACATCATTAAACATTTGTAACCCAGCTACTTGTTATTTTAATAACTAAGTCAATTTGATTTACacataatatgttttaataacattgtgtAGAAAGATTTCATTAACATATCATAATGGAACGAACCAGTACTAAGCAAGAATGTTTTCCCTATATAAAAGTGATAGCTTATAAGCAACAGTGTGTATTACCGTTACCTTcaccctttttttaaattttaatctcATAATTCTctttattttctaataaaattccACCCAAATTGATGTTATCTGAATTTTGCTTATCAGACAGAAAGTGTAAACAAAGAAACTTGTCTGATCTAGGGGCATTCTTGAATGATGTCACTGATAAGGGATACAGGTGAATTTAAAAACAGCACAGCTAAAGTGGGCTATTGGGCCTAATTTTGGTCTCATAGTCATACTTGACCAAAGGAAAACTCTGGACTATATTGCACATTTATAGAATCATTGACTTTCCTGTAACAGCTCTAAATCTTCAGGCTAGGGTTCCAGATATGGACATTAACTGGTCGGACGTCAACTTGTGGGTTTCCTTGGCAACTATAACGTTCAACCCTCTGTTTTGGAATGTGGTAGCGTATTACAGTAGGACTTGTATTGCATGTAAAACAAACTTtgtatgaaacaaaaacaaagtataaagaAAAAATGGTCATTTGGTGAACACGTGAAGCTTACCATATTAGAGAGATACCGGTAATATGCCTTCAAATAGCTATAAGCagtctttatttttttaaggagtaatatagctttataaaatgaattaatgTTCACATTTACTCAagtataaatgtgttgttgcaataaatatatataaatatttttacaaggctgaaaagcaaaaaaaataaaataatcacttTAAATTCGCTGCTGAtttgttgattgttttgtaataattatgcattttaatatcatttCTTTAACAGGTTGCGCGCTGGGAATACAGAAGTAAAGCCTTGTCTAATTTATTTCGTAACCAACGTCTGGCATGTGTACTTCTAGGCATTACGATATTCTTGCTAGGATTATTCCGAGACCTAAGGTTTGTTTCTGAAATTGAAGGTGATGTCTGCAATTCTTGTTCGGTACACTGTGAGAACAATGTCCATACATGGATCCTATAGTTTAACGCTGTGGTCATCCAAGCAGCAGACTCTGCAAAACCTCCAGTGGTCTTGGAATCTTTTCCGTCATATGGTCACTTTGTTAGAAACCCAAGCTTGGTACTTTAGacgtttttaaattatttgtctGGTAATGTGTCTGACAGGGCCCAAATATTTTGACAGGCATTTTTTTGTCCTATTTTTGTCTGATAGCCCAACACTAAACAGCTACCCAATGAGCCCTAGAACTAGACTATATACTGCATAAACTCTCacaaattatacaatttttcttcaattttttgacaattttattatttatcagaATGTTCTTTTAGGCACGACGGATGATGAGTCAAGCTTGGAAGATTTCTCTGTTATTTCCTATGCTTGATAGTTTTTTTACGATACTGTATGACATGACATTGttaaattcatttcttaaaaaaacccaCTAGTTTTTAGTGATATAAATATTCTTTATGTCTCATTGAATTTATTcctttttaaattacattaccttattttgatggaattaggtttaaaaacttttaaagtgtttaatgAAGCTCCCATGGACAAATCATCCAATGATTTTTACATCCCTGTAAAATAATTGtgtaattatatacatgtatgtttgaggCCTAAATTGTCTTCCTTACAACTGGAGGTTGTGGATTCAATCCCCACCAAGGAGTGTTCTCAGGATCTTTTCTATTTCTGCTCATTAAGACTATCTATATAATCCCAAGGCTGATGTAATGACcctaaaataacaaaaaacagaaaataaatactatttCTAATTTTGCCAACCCTGTTAGGTACCTGACGTTTTTGAAAATGTTAAGGGCCTCTTTCTTTCGCTCACTACAAGACAAACGTTATTATTCCCGACAGATTTAAGGCAGCTCTAGATTCACAGCCCAGATGGTACGCTCTACATGAGAACTGGATCCTATGGTCTGGGTACAGCTGTATGGCAGTAGGGGCTGTGTTTGTGCTGATCAGCTACTACAGGCTGGGCTTCTTTGGAACATTCCTTGGTATGTATGGGTACAATCTATCAGgagtgttgtgtgtgtgtgtgtttagggTGAAGTATTGGAAGTGCTACGTGAGCTAGCTTCCACGGTGATCAACATGCAAAAATACCCAATTGTTACTAAAACATCTAATTAGCttttaaaacatctgaaaatgtttgtaaaatagcAGATGTTCAACCTTTTGAGACTAAATTATTGTTCCTGAACAAAATGCATTGTCACAGCTACTTGAAATTTCTTATCACCAACTAAGAGTAGTTTGTCAGTAATGGAGAAGGGAGATGCCTTGTTTGATCCAAATTCTGTTTTTAGAATTGTGTAACAATTAGTCTTGATGTCATGTAATTTAATTAGACTTGTGTTTTGGGACACACCCTAGTTCCTCACATAACGCAGTCTTGGACGCAGAAGGACCTCAGTAatttcaaaatacaaacacacaaaatatgcaTAGTGAGAATTAAGCAAATACTTGTATATAAACAAGAAAGCATGGTACAATTCAAGCAAATTGCTGTTGAGCGAGCTTTTGAGATTCCCAACTGAAAATGAATACTTACCATGTATCTGATTTctctttgtgtttgtttgatgtttcctttttcatttttatgccccccttcgaagaagagggggtatattgctttgctcatgtcggtcggtcggtctgtcggtcggtctgtcagtccgtccaccaggtggttgtcagatgataactcaagaacgcttgggcctaggatcatgaaacttcataggtacattgatcatgactcgcagatgacccctattgattttgaggtcactaggtcaaaggtcaaggtcacagtgacccgaaatagtaaaatggtttccggatgataactcaagaacgcatacgcctaggatcatgaaacttcatgggtagattgatcatgacttgcagatgacccctattgattttgaggtcactaggtcaaaggtcaaggtcacggtgaccagaaacagtaaaatggtttccggatgataactcaagaacgcatacgcctaggatcatgaaacttcatgggtagattgatcatgactcgcagatgacccctattgattttgaggtcactaggtcaaaggtctaggtcacggtgacccgaaatagtaaaatggttttcgaatgataactcaagaacgcatacgcctaggatcatgaaacttaataggtaaattgatcatgactcgcagatgacccctattgattttgaggtcacaaggtcaaaggtcaaggtcacggtgaccagaaatagtaaaatgattttcagatgataactcaagaacacttttgcctaggatcatgacacttcataggtacattgatcgtgacttgcagatgaccgctattaattttcaggtcactaggtcaaaggtcaaggtcacagtgacaaaaatggtattcacacaacggctgccactacaacgcacagcccatatggggggcatgcatgttttacaaacagcccttgtttttgaaTGAGTAGTTTTTAAACCTTGTTGCCCACACTTGTTCCTTTAGAACTTCCTGTTAAGAGgacagatatttttttttaacaaccaaAGAGTGTATGCCCATTTACAAAGGTAATGGCTTTTGGGGATGTAATTTTAACTGTTTGAATCCATTGCTGGAGGacagatttattttaaatattaagggAACCAACACAAATTTTAGAGAGTAATAGCTTGTGGCTTATTCATATTCATGTGTTCTCTATTGCAGGAGATTATTTCGGCATCCTGATGGATGAGAAAGTAACCAGTTTTCCCTTCAGTGTTTTAGAGAACCCCATGTATTGGGGATCATTCCTGAATTTTGTAGGAGGAGCATTAGTGTAAGTAAAGTTTCTTGAAAggtttctggaaaaaaaatcaaagttttttAGAATAGTGGCATATGATAATTGACACAACTTGctatatacaatattaaatagttttttttattcctGAGATACAAAAACtgtttattaataaatgtatacgGTAGTATCTGTTTGTTTGGccttttttatgttttcattttgacatcataattatgaatattttatatatcaaTAAAAGGGCAATTGGTTAAAGCGATGCCTACTGTCGTATCATTTTATGGCTCGTAGGTCATAAGTTTGATACCTATTTGGTGTTTTCTGACTTTTTGATTATGTGCtgatttgttatgccccccttcgaagaagagggggtatattgctttgctcatgtcggtctgtctgtcggtcggtctttcggtcggtctgtcggtccgtccaccaggtggttgtcagaggataactcaagaatgcttgggcctagttTCTATCAAATTTCTTGATTTGTATTGAATATATGATTTGCTTcatgaaaatgtttaagtttagTGCATTtctgtgaaaaatataattgataTTAAAGGAACAATCTAGTTTTTTTCTTGACTTAGGACTTccttttaaacaacaataaatgatttaaaaacgattgtaagtaattattttcacattGATTGGTTGTTGGGTGGCTCTATTCTGGACATGTGAACATGTATTATTCTGTATCACACTTTCTGTCTTGTTATATTACTCCAGATATTACACCATCTCCGACATGATTGAGTCACTTTTGAAAAATTTGTCCTAAAATGTCTAACTATTCAACTTTGTTTTACAGAAAAGCTAGCCAAGCTGGCCTGGTACTCAGCATATGGGTGGCCGTTTGTTATAAAGTTGCCATACAGTTTGAAGGGTAAGAGAACACGTGGAAAGTTAGGCTCCTTTCTGTACACTAATCATTAACATTTGTACAAAGTGTTGAAACAGGtaaaaaacatgaacaatttagtAAAATGATTCATTGTATAGTTTCCGTGTATGTGTCAGCTGTTCGTGGTAAAGCAAATTGAGTGACAACATTACGTTCACACCAATCTTACAGTGAATAAAACATTCACAATAAggtattataaacataaaataatagaaCAATATAACTTCTTTTATTAGAGTTGAAGCCATTTTAGCataaattgaataattttctaTTGACAGGCGGTCTTAGCCTTTGAGAGTCATATGAATTTAAGTGACTGCTCTACAATTTTGATATTGATAAAACACATTTCTCCCAACAGAAATATTTAATAGCCTTGTGTAGAATCTGCAAACACTGCAACACTGACTGTtgggttgttgttgtcgttaaaccattttcaaactctgttgagatattattataacaaatgttgtgagaaaatttgcagatgatttggcaaaaaatgtgacttctagagtgttcaaaagaacatacagccatataaggaaaattgtcCTTCCCCTTTTCAGCAATCTTTTGTGTGTACAGGAACAATTATGAAACTCAGCTCAGATATCATAAGAAGAGACGTTTTTCAATGTGATTTGGAAAATAAAGTGAATTCTATAGTGTCCACAagcttttctttaatttgactaTTACCCCATGTGACCTAGTTTCATAGTCAGTTGAGTTTTCATTGGCACAACAATTCTTAAAAAGTTTTGTAAAAACTGaaaattaattaagttttaaaatgtcAGTGTTGAAAATGCATAACGGATGACAGGAAAAAGATGATGGCAAAAGCGATCCATAAGCAAGTGGGTTAATCATAATTGTCAATTTTctgatttgatagtgaaaatctTTGGTAAAGTTAATCTATATCAAAAATCGGCTCAGAGCTTTATCTACCTTATTGGAAAAGCGTGGAACATGTCAGTTGATACAtatgtaataaaaatatgttaatggtACAATAAAACAAAGTACAACAAACCTTTTAATCAGCACTCATCCAGTGATTCTTTTCTAGAAACTAAATTATTTTGCAGAGAGAGTGTGGGAGACACATGTAAAAGTTAAAACGAGATTTGAGTGTAAAACATTTTATCGTATGTAGAAATGCAAGGCAGATACAACACTTCCCCAGTTAATCCCCAATTTACTTCTATTTTCAGGCCCTTTACTGCCAAGATTTATGAAGATCGAGATCGGAAGATGAGATTTAACAAAATGGCTTAAACTGTGCTGAAGTTTTATACATGAGTTTTAAGTTTTATCATATGCTCACGGTTAAAAATGCACGGAACTTGCAAAGTAGAAGAAATCGGGGAACTTGACATTAAAGAAAAATATGGAAATTAGGCCAATTAAAAAGTGAAAGAAAAATTGTATGGCAAATAGTAAAGTATTTGTGTTAAATCTTAGTCTAACAGTGTGGCTAGAAGTGGAAGGCGTGTATAGACCAATCTTTCGTCATCACCATAAACTGTTTATAGGTGCTattttaaagagacttgttcacagattgtcttTGTAATGCCTTTATTTGTATTTGCAAttactaaaaaaaatacatattttgtttgctTGGCATGTACTTTTTGCTGTTTTCAACAGAATTTTAGTAATAGCACTGTAGTAATTTATCTACTTAAACATTTTCTTTGCATTCTAATGCTTATTCATAACACATACTAATACCAGAAACTGTCACCTACCCTATTCAAGTAAGAGGCAGAAGAAGAATGACTTTAACAAGGAAGGAAAATAATCCATTGATAGTGTATAAGATTTTGCTAACAGAATGACTTGAAAGAGGAAGTTAACTTAAAAATGCAGTTGCCTTTTACAGTATTCAAGCCGGCAAATTTAACACTACCGATGGGTTATTCAAGCTTAAGTGATAATGTAATTTGCTATGTCATTACACGCTCATTTTCTTATTACCAATGAAAAGCTTACTACCAATCTATTAATtgatatgtgaacaagtccctttaaaatattgatattttttagtTATCGTTTTGCTATTGCCAATAAGTGCTCAAACACATGTTTGTACATCTAGATGTATTTTGTTGCCataaatgtttacacatttttatgatcagttttattgtatattataacGTTTATGTAAAGAGTTTTGTATGAGTATGGATTAATGTTGTTTTGCtggtttattaaataaaacaactgACACAAAAACATTAGTATTACAATAGATGAAGGAAATGTTATTGGAAACAAAAACGTACAAAATAGTTAGGGCCAGACATTCCTGAAACTCCTCTGCAggcgaatttttttttaaaggacaaGACACATTTCCGAAATGAGTTGAGCTCATAAGAAAATCAATATTCTGAGTAAGATTGATCTTTGGATTCATGATGGACGAAATTcgacttcttgactgttcacaaaGGTTTCATTAAAGCCATTCAATGAGAACTTTCCCGCCCAAACGCTGGATAGACCAGCATCAGGTACCCGGGTTGCTAGGAAGACTGGTGGAATCAGACATCGTTCTTTGCGATTTGAGAACCGCTGGAAGCCTTCCTTTAGGCTAACTTGGCGTTTCGGTTCGAGATTCCGGTTCTGTGTCGGAATCGTCCCCCGAATTTGAGTGTTCCTCTTGGAGATGCGTTGTCTCGTGATAACTCCTGACTTATTCGTTGATTGAGTTGCAGCGGTGCTAACTTAGTCATCAGTGATTTTTATCGTCACGTTGATCAATAAGCGAGGCGAGGTCATAGTAGTTTTTAGAAACCGCACAAAGACTCTGCATGTCAGGGAACAGGTCCCTGACTAAATAGCCGTTAATTGTAAGTGTCCGCCGGGAATAGCAATTTCACTTTTCAACTGCCGTATTTTTCCCGAAACGCCTTAGAGTAAGGTCACATTTACATTTGGGCTTCACTTATCTAAAGGGAATAGTCATGCGATTTCCCATACCGAGATTTCACCCCTTTCGCGTTTTCCATTATATCATTGACCTGGCCCGGATCTTAAAATGTGACGAGTATCGCCTGAACGAACGACAATACGCCGAGCAATTGCCTGACTTCTACAATACCATGCTGTCCAGCATTAAGGTTAATTTTATTTACCACGAACTATTGGATCTTTTGTCCTCAATGCCAGCAGGCTCGGGGAAACAATAGGAAGAGGTTATTCCGAAGGAAGCACGCTTCAATGTTAAGACTTATTGTATAGGTAACAGATAGGCTTCACCTACGCCACGAATTACTTTTGAATTGCAAAGACAGTGGTTTAATCATTCGAATTTgtagtttaaataataatttgttgacATAATATCAGACAGTtagttatattgtgttttgttCTATACTCATGTTTTTCAAACTGCTCATGCATAGCCGTAGAGCTCTAACCACCACCTTTGAATGATTGGTGAGCACCTAACTGTTGAATAGAGAGAATGTCTCATTCGTTTAGATTATATTGTTTTCCAATCGCAATATGTTCACAAAACGCACAATTAGTTTATTAAAGGGTCTTAACGTACGGTATATATAAatgagaaacaaaaacaaaaatcaaacaaaatatctGAAAATGTATCAAAATGGTTTAAGTTTAAATATGAGTTGTCAAATCAATAGTGAAATAtgttctttaattatattttgtgctTAGACAAAGACAGAGGCTGTCACGGTGACACGATAAGAAAAATAGTAATACGTTTGTATTTTGGCTTATTACAATGCCAAAGTACATTACTAGCATATGAATTGTTCTCAAGGATTAAATTTGCCATcttgtatttaataaaataaaaaacaatttcaaaattaacatAACACTTCTTTTAAAAAGAATAACAAGCAGTATAATACATTCGTATAACTTGCTGTATATACTCAACGtgcatattatgttaatttacgaatagtaataaacaatacagttttttttgtaaatttttgaattatttatatcatatatttatttaataaaattttaatttaaatagaaatacgtgtttttttaatggaatgtATTAACACTTCATATTAGATTGactttaaaatgaacataaaatcAATACCATCTCCATCATCATTCCCAAATGcttgaccggtttggccgttgGAGAGAAATGAGGGATGACGATACACAAATCCTCTAGTCAGGTCCGTTGTGCGCTGCCGAGAGTAACTCATCCTTGTGGAGGGATGTTCATTGTTTTACAtcatccatccagcttttcttctgacggcctcgacgtcgacctccctctaacgtgcactggagaacagtcttgcacagagagtcgtgcctggtgacgttcCCAAACCAAGCCAACTTTCGTCGTTTCGTCATTTGACGTTCGCCAGTAGGGGATCTTGTTGACCAACAAGTGTTGTAGTCATGTTTAAGACGAGCTCGTTTGTCTTGTGCTCCGTATAGGAGATGTGGAGCAGTCCTcggagacatttatgttcaaatgcctgtatcctgcgttctcagtccgcgtgaagcgtccaggtctcgcagccgtagaaTAGGATGGAGACTAAGAGTGACTTGTAGAGCCCGTGCTTGGTGGGGAAGCCGATGGAACTGTTTGTCCaaaacctgctcagtctggccatcgctgccgTCGCCATGTCAACGGACCTCAGCGGTAcaggtaccatccttggacaagGTTACCTCCAAgcacttgaagctggtcacttcttctagcttctcatcgttcatggtgatgtctgtgCTGGTATTGGTCTTGCTGTTCACCATTATCTTCGACTcctccgtgctgacctccatcaCAAAGAACCCTCGCATTAGATTTGATTTGGACAAATTGAAAAGTCCAGTGATAGCAGATGTATTTCTAGCATATATAGGTGGCAAGTTTGAAGCCCTGAATATATTAGACATCGACACCATTagcaacaagagttccgcggtcggagaaaTATGCCCgaccccccaaacagggctttgaactattgtccccaattttaataggggtcatctactgtccaaggccaatgcacatgaatatcaagccaatcgttcaaATCGTTGAAAACtttttgatcggaaacaattttcacacttattgtgacagtgaccttgaacttttacctagtgacccaaatttcaaaaGGGGTATCTtctatccaaggccaatgcacatggaaagtatcaagccaatctgtcgattcgttgacgagttattgattagAAAAGTTTTTCCCActccaatgcacatgggaagtatcaagccaatcggtaaattttttgacgagttattaattggaaacgattttcacacttattgtgaccttggctttgacctagtgacccatatTTAAATAGGGGcacttcttcaggacatcagtgggccTCCGTCAGTGATGTGTGCTTTCTCCCGTCCTGTTCAAActtttccttgagaagataatgcaggagactccATTGCCACCCCACCTTTATCTCCAGCGGTGGAGGACCCaactccaacttgagattcgctgatgatattgacctcatgggtggcaccagcagtgaactttaAGGTCTCACCAACAGCCATTATGAATTAATACACAAACATTTGTGGTTTAAAATATGCAATCATCTTGaacatatattatttcaatgaTTGTTTAAGACGGTcaataataaaatcataaaacacaattaataaaGGGAAACAATATCCATCTGtgttaaaacaattataatttatgACACTTATTAGTAGTTATTGTATG carries:
- the LOC127868192 gene encoding phosphatidylethanolamine N-methyltransferase-like isoform X2, with translation MDINWSDVNLWVSLATITFNPLFWNVVARWEYRSKALSNLFRNQRLACVLLGITIFLLGLFRDLRFKAALDSQPRWYALHENWILWSGYSCMAVGAVFVLISYYRLGFFGTFLGDYFGILMDEKVTSFPFSVLENPMYWGSFLNFVGGALVKASQAGLVLSIWVAVCYKVAIQFEGPFTAKIYEDRDRKMRFNKMA
- the LOC127868192 gene encoding phosphatidylethanolamine N-methyltransferase-like isoform X1; this translates as MRGRSFSDCCSGYIDFSKARVPDMDINWSDVNLWVSLATITFNPLFWNVVARWEYRSKALSNLFRNQRLACVLLGITIFLLGLFRDLRFKAALDSQPRWYALHENWILWSGYSCMAVGAVFVLISYYRLGFFGTFLGDYFGILMDEKVTSFPFSVLENPMYWGSFLNFVGGALVKASQAGLVLSIWVAVCYKVAIQFEGPFTAKIYEDRDRKMRFNKMA